Within the Cyprinus carpio isolate SPL01 chromosome B18, ASM1834038v1, whole genome shotgun sequence genome, the region ATGATTACTCAATTTAGTGTATGTGCTAGTGATAGTTCACAAGAGGGCGCTGTAATATATGATAGAAACTGTTGGTAATATCAGTTCTGACCCTGGTATCAAACTTAATTATTAGAACTATTTCAACTGGCAAGAtgatattactgttatttattaaagtatgaggattttttttttcagttcaacattaataattttcttctaaaatagtTTCTTTGAAACTGTAATATATTCGTGATACAGAAAAAGGAATGCATAATTAGAGGGGCGTGTCATTCTGAAAGGGGCGGGGCGTTCTTGCTGCGGTTCGATTTAAAGATCTTGAGCAGCAGGAGACATGAAGCCCATAAAGCATAATCAATCTCAGACGTGTGCACTGCTGCAGCGGTTTGTGAGCGCGATGTCAAACGGGGACAGGGTCGTTTTAGCGCTCGGTGGAGCAGGAACTGTCGGCTCCGGGATAGTGAAAGCTCTCCTGGACAGAGGTAAGAGCATATTAACTATTtacaccattatatatatatatatatatatatatatatatatatatatatatatatatatatatatatatatatatatatagcattatctttattttaaaaaatctgaaatattatttataattattataattaactattCATTACAACAGTaactattcattattattattattaggctattatttgtttttttctttttttttttatttttgtttttattaagcatTGTGATTTAATGACCTCAACTGCCCAGCTCTGATTTTTCTAAACCTAttgcttaaaattttatttgtaagtTTAAAATTAGATTCAGTGCAGTTATGATTAGGAAAACTATTATGTATCCACCACTATTAGATGTTTTTAGTTTAAATCCAGATCTTATTTTTGATTCCGTAATTTAATTCTAAATGGATTAAACATGTtctttctttaaatgaaaaaatcaatttctttgcataaatgtatttttcgaaAGTTCTGCATTGCATGTGTGGTAACTATGCAAAAACATATTTAGGTTTCAAGGTTGCGGTGGTCTCCAGAGACAGCAGCAAGTTGGAAAAACTCAAGGGCTTTGTTTCACCTAGCACAAAATGTAACCTGACCACTCTAGTGGGGAATGTTGGTAAGTatcttttgcatgtttttttttttttttttatctttgcaaCTCTAGACATTTTGAGGTCTCATTGATTTTGGATTGATTGTGACTGATGAAATACTCTGCTTATCTATCAGGCTCAGAAGAAGGAGTAGAGGAGGTGAAACAGGCCTTGCTCAAGTCTGTGGGTAAGATCACAGATGTGGTGTCCTCTCTGGGCTTCAGCTGGTGGCAGGGAGGTCCACCTCACAGCCAGCCCCTCAAAGAGCTGCACTGGGTGAGAGAGCAGCTTTTACCCTTGCAAGCCCTCTACAATATCAGTCTTAATATTGATCCCTTTCAGCAATTCCTTATACTTGATTATATGacacacaacatttcaccatCCCCATTTTGCGTTATAACGCAGCTTTCATCCTTGGGTCTGCTTCTCCAAATGATCCCTGATCACTTGATAGCTCAAACCTCTTTGTCTCTGATCAACAGGTTATTGAGACTCTGCTTTTCAGCACCTTTGTGTCTTGGAAAGCGTTCTTTCCCCTGGTGAGAGATGATCCTAACTGCACCTACACATTCATCACAGGTACATCATTATCTGCCCTCCAAAACATATATTTGGTTAACGTTAggtatatgtggaaaataattatgAGTGCATATAAATGAGCATTAAAAAATCTACTCATTCATCACTCAgcaaattcaaaacacaaatcaataaaacaaaatcaatgcTTAGATAGGTGGTTACATTTTTAGGAACGGCAACAATgcatatactcttaaaaataaaggttctttatggttccatgaagaacatttaccATCCATGGAACCCTTCTATCGCAAAACAGGTTTgttatagtggaaaaagtttaGTCATGTTATTAAAATGATCTTTAAACTAAGTTTCTTTTGAGAGCTGTTTGCCAtcactacaaataaataaaataaattaaaaaaaaataacgaaagAAAGAGTAAGACTTTTGGAAcctgaagaacatttattttctatgatGGAACCTttccaatttacatttttattttattgagtagAAAAGGGTTTGTTGGGTTAAGACCTGTGgaaataaatagaagaaaatggaacatacatatgtgaccctggaccacaaaaccattcataggggttagtttttttaaattgagatttatacattatatgacatctgaataaataagctttccattgatgcatggtttgttaggataggacaatatt harbors:
- the LOC109109533 gene encoding uncharacterized protein LOC109109533 yields the protein MKPIKHNQSQTCALLQRFVSAMSNGDRVVLALGGAGTVGSGIVKALLDRGFKVAVVSRDSSKLEKLKGFVSPSTKCNLTTLVGNVGSEEGVEEVKQALLKSVGKITDVVSSLGFSWWQGGPPHSQPLKELHWVIETLLFSTFVSWKAFFPLVRDDPNCTYTFITGGAGEKLLMPGTGFLTVGAASALAFCQVLREEYPEVPCKLNQVKINTGVAAPDRMAPGYLNHLDLGEAMATLIERRNTSHTVFPVSCPADLKTVILEGSL